The following are from one region of the Cytobacillus firmus genome:
- a CDS encoding cyclase family protein, with the protein MGVKLVDLTQEIYQGMPVFPLHQKTMIFPNISHEESEKQIGFMFATNNLLINEHGPTHSDATYEYDPNGQYIDEMPLEYFYGSAVCLDVSHIQPHQYITDRDLEDALRNSQQFIEKGDIVLLYTGHYNRSYGTDKWLTTYTGLDYQAAKWLADKGAVNIGIDAPAIDHPDDPKYSGHLICREYGITNTENLCNLDQVAGMRFLYFGLPLRIRKGTGSPIRAVAVFIE; encoded by the coding sequence ATGGGAGTAAAGCTTGTCGATTTAACGCAGGAAATATATCAGGGGATGCCTGTTTTTCCCCTTCATCAGAAAACAATGATCTTCCCGAATATCTCCCACGAAGAAAGTGAAAAGCAAATTGGTTTCATGTTTGCAACTAATAATCTATTAATCAATGAACATGGTCCAACTCATAGTGATGCAACTTATGAATATGATCCAAACGGCCAATACATCGATGAAATGCCGCTAGAGTATTTTTATGGGTCGGCAGTTTGCCTTGATGTATCCCACATCCAGCCCCATCAATATATTACAGACCGTGATCTCGAGGATGCACTGAGGAACTCACAGCAGTTTATTGAAAAAGGTGATATCGTCCTCCTCTATACCGGCCACTACAATCGGTCTTATGGTACTGATAAATGGCTCACAACGTATACTGGCCTGGATTATCAGGCTGCAAAATGGCTGGCTGATAAAGGTGCAGTTAATATAGGTATTGATGCCCCGGCTATTGACCATCCGGATGATCCAAAGTACTCCGGACATCTCATTTGCCGTGAATACGGAATAACCAATACGGAAAATCTCTGCAATCTCGACCAGGTCGCAGGCATGCGATTTCTATATTTCGGACTCCCTCTCAGAATTCGGAAAGGAACGGGATCTCCGATTCGTGCGGTTGCAGTTTTCATTGAATAA
- a CDS encoding adenine deaminase — translation MDAKNIKKAVQYRKLIDVLLDSSQYADVVLKGGYFINVITREIYVADVAMKGEYILMAGDAKDLIGPKTAVENIQGKFVCPGFIDSHMHFESAMLTCTEFSKLSIPTGTTTLIGDPHEIGNVLGVHGMQAMIEEAKTLPNRVLFTVPCAVPDAPGLETSGFDVTSKDMKELLADPYVQGIGEIQSFSNIGPVYEHAPELIDDLVAAVSYANSIGKTVEGNAPGLFGKELAAHIISGGNHVSCHETTTKEETVEKLRNGVSVFMREGSSQRNMADCIRAITEDGLDSRRAILVSDDMVPADLLNYGHMNDIVRRTIAVGIDPVEAIQMATINPATHFGFKDVGVIAPGKRADVVVISDLNNMTIDQVYLAGKKAAEKGELTIDIAPYIYPESVKKSVKRKPVTVKELAIEAPGSRAKVRAIEAIPFQNLTGGSEYMLNVKDGIVQPCLKQDVLPLLVVERHGRTGKIGKTFLHGFDLKSGAIAESVAHDTHNIIVTGTNYVDMAMAVNRVIAMDGGIAMIKDSKVVGDLPLRIGGLMTDELTGKEMSEKVDELSHLAKEVLGCGMEVPFMHLSFWSLVTSPKWKITDMGLIDVDKFEVIPTIIN, via the coding sequence ATGGATGCAAAAAATATCAAAAAGGCAGTGCAGTACCGCAAGCTTATTGATGTGTTGCTTGATTCCAGCCAGTATGCTGATGTAGTTCTGAAAGGGGGATACTTCATTAATGTGATCACCCGTGAGATCTATGTAGCAGACGTTGCGATGAAAGGCGAATACATTTTAATGGCAGGAGACGCAAAAGACTTAATTGGACCCAAAACGGCAGTGGAAAACATTCAGGGTAAATTCGTTTGTCCAGGGTTCATTGATTCTCATATGCATTTTGAGAGTGCGATGCTGACTTGTACGGAATTCTCTAAGCTATCCATTCCGACAGGAACCACCACGCTGATAGGAGATCCGCATGAAATAGGGAACGTCCTGGGTGTTCACGGGATGCAGGCAATGATTGAAGAAGCTAAGACACTTCCAAACCGGGTATTATTCACGGTGCCTTGTGCTGTTCCTGATGCTCCAGGTCTTGAAACATCCGGTTTTGATGTGACATCAAAGGATATGAAAGAGCTCCTGGCAGACCCATATGTACAGGGCATTGGGGAAATCCAAAGTTTCAGCAATATCGGTCCGGTATATGAGCATGCCCCGGAATTAATAGACGACCTTGTTGCCGCAGTTTCATATGCAAACAGCATTGGGAAAACGGTCGAAGGGAACGCGCCGGGATTGTTTGGCAAAGAGCTTGCCGCACATATAATCAGCGGAGGCAACCATGTGTCATGCCACGAAACTACGACGAAAGAAGAAACGGTCGAAAAGCTTCGCAATGGCGTAAGTGTGTTCATGCGTGAAGGCTCTTCCCAGCGAAATATGGCAGATTGCATCAGGGCCATTACAGAGGATGGGCTGGATTCCCGCCGTGCAATCCTTGTATCGGACGATATGGTGCCTGCTGATCTGTTAAATTACGGACATATGAATGATATCGTCCGCCGAACCATTGCAGTTGGGATTGATCCAGTGGAAGCCATCCAAATGGCGACCATTAATCCTGCCACCCACTTTGGCTTTAAGGATGTGGGGGTAATTGCACCAGGCAAAAGAGCAGATGTCGTCGTGATCAGCGATCTGAACAATATGACAATTGATCAGGTATACCTGGCAGGGAAAAAAGCAGCTGAAAAAGGCGAATTAACTATAGATATTGCTCCTTACATATATCCGGAAAGTGTGAAAAAGTCAGTGAAGCGGAAGCCTGTAACAGTGAAGGAACTCGCCATTGAAGCTCCAGGAAGCCGTGCAAAAGTAAGGGCAATTGAAGCGATACCTTTCCAGAACTTAACTGGCGGCAGCGAATATATGCTGAATGTCAAAGACGGCATTGTGCAGCCGTGCTTAAAGCAGGATGTGCTGCCGCTGCTGGTAGTTGAACGCCACGGCAGAACAGGAAAAATCGGCAAGACGTTTCTTCATGGCTTTGATCTGAAAAGCGGAGCTATAGCAGAAAGCGTTGCTCATGATACACATAATATTATTGTAACAGGAACTAACTACGTAGATATGGCCATGGCGGTTAACCGTGTCATTGCCATGGATGGCGGAATAGCCATGATAAAGGATAGCAAAGTAGTAGGTGATCTTCCTCTCCGGATTGGCGGTTTAATGACAGATGAATTAACTGGAAAAGAAATGAGTGAGAAGGTCGACGAATTATCGCATCTTGCTAAAGAAGTTCTTGGCTGCGGTATGGAAGTTCCCTTTATGCATTTATCATTCTGGTCATTGGTAACAAGCCCGAAATGGAAAATTACAGATATGGGGCTTATTGATGTAGATAAGTTTGAGGTTATCCCGACCATTATTAATTGA
- a CDS encoding EutN/CcmL family microcompartment protein, whose protein sequence is MQMGIVVGRVTATRKDDNLVGTKLLITQPVGLDGSMLPNPIITVDTVGAGIGEKVIYVTGSMASRAVQNKDAPIDAAIIGIIDSVEGMETGG, encoded by the coding sequence ATGCAAATGGGAATCGTGGTTGGCCGTGTAACTGCCACTAGAAAAGATGATAATCTGGTGGGTACAAAATTATTAATTACCCAGCCTGTAGGATTGGACGGCTCAATGTTACCAAACCCCATTATAACCGTTGATACTGTTGGTGCCGGCATTGGCGAGAAAGTCATCTATGTGACTGGTAGCATGGCATCAAGAGCGGTTCAGAATAAAGATGCACCTATCGATGCTGCCATAATCGGAATTATTGACAGTGTAGAAGGAATGGAAACAGGGGGTTAA
- a CDS encoding BMC domain-containing protein, producing the protein MGEALGLIETKGLVGAVEAADAMVKAANVEICGYEKVGFGLVTVMVRGDVGAVKAATDAGAEAASRVGELISVHVIPRPHSEVERALLSKNIGE; encoded by the coding sequence ATGGGTGAAGCATTGGGATTAATCGAGACGAAAGGCCTTGTCGGCGCAGTAGAGGCAGCGGATGCAATGGTTAAAGCAGCAAATGTGGAGATCTGCGGATATGAAAAGGTGGGATTCGGTCTTGTAACAGTTATGGTCAGAGGAGATGTGGGAGCGGTTAAAGCTGCGACCGATGCTGGAGCCGAAGCTGCCAGCAGAGTAGGAGAACTGATCTCGGTACATGTCATTCCGAGACCGCACAGCGAAGTTGAAAGAGCTCTTTTATCAAAAAATATCGGTGAATAA
- a CDS encoding BMC domain-containing protein, translating into MQALGLIETVGYSTAVSAADAAVKAADVEIVGIEKVIGVDGYLGVTIHFNGDVAAVKSAVDAGVSSAERIGKVISAHVIPRAHSEVAGKLLPNFKLKDMHSEAGAEKEVKSVEKTHEKKQAKKQNEPDDNDNDKPSV; encoded by the coding sequence TTGCAAGCATTGGGTTTGATTGAAACCGTTGGTTATTCAACAGCAGTTTCTGCAGCAGATGCAGCCGTAAAAGCAGCAGATGTAGAAATTGTAGGAATTGAAAAAGTAATAGGAGTGGATGGCTACCTTGGCGTCACAATCCATTTCAACGGTGATGTGGCGGCTGTAAAGTCTGCAGTCGATGCCGGTGTGAGTTCAGCAGAGAGAATAGGAAAAGTAATTTCTGCTCATGTCATCCCGCGTGCACACAGTGAAGTGGCAGGGAAGCTGCTTCCGAATTTCAAACTGAAAGACATGCATTCGGAAGCAGGTGCTGAAAAAGAGGTTAAATCCGTTGAAAAGACACATGAAAAAAAGCAAGCAAAAAAACAAAATGAACCTGACGATAATGATAATGATAAACCATCAGTTTAA
- a CDS encoding BMC domain-containing protein, with translation MKAIGLIETRGLTAAIAALDSMAKAANVSLVDLKRVGSGLITVIIEGDVAAVTAAVEVGKTAHTVAGGELVSANVIPRPHSELRKIL, from the coding sequence ATGAAGGCAATTGGCTTAATAGAAACAAGAGGCTTGACAGCAGCTATTGCAGCGCTGGACTCAATGGCAAAAGCAGCAAATGTCAGCTTAGTTGATTTAAAGAGAGTCGGATCCGGACTTATCACCGTCATTATTGAAGGGGATGTGGCGGCGGTCACAGCTGCTGTTGAGGTTGGGAAGACTGCTCATACTGTGGCTGGAGGAGAACTGGTTTCGGCTAATGTGATACCCCGCCCTCATTCAGAACTTCGCAAAATTCTATAA
- a CDS encoding UbiD family decarboxylase, with protein MNPVTMRGLLDRWESRGLLHRVKKEVDPLYELGAVINTKNGTQPFLFDRIKGYQSSMAAGLGGDRDLTADSMGITSSELIPKIIESIVNPIPTTLRQTGPVQENLVTGEFDLADLFPIPTYHADDSGAYYVAGILVVKDLSGKKRYTSIRRMQYLGGNRTNILITSPELMEQYAHYESIGEPMEVAVMFGVVPAVVLSSQISTHLYHTDKLDVAGALLGQSLDVVQCKTVDLEVLAEAEIVLEGKMLPFERELEGPFGELAGYYGTRTPQPIVEFSAVTYRNNAISQTIFPSSYEERLPMALVREATLFSTVRQVVPNIKAVHIPMGGVARYHAVIQIEKKHDGDGKQAALAAFASDKDLKHVVVVNDDVDIFDSDDVEWAIATRVQAGDDIFIVQGAKGSPLESSHHLKGVSDKMGIDATYPLGKEELFKRTSIPIEVNLEDYL; from the coding sequence ATGAACCCTGTAACAATGAGGGGTTTGCTTGATAGATGGGAAAGCAGGGGGCTTCTTCATCGGGTGAAAAAAGAAGTGGACCCTCTCTATGAACTGGGAGCAGTGATTAATACGAAAAATGGAACACAGCCTTTTTTATTTGATAGAATCAAAGGCTATCAATCTTCCATGGCTGCCGGTTTGGGAGGGGACAGAGATCTGACGGCAGACAGCATGGGAATCACCTCATCTGAACTTATTCCTAAAATCATCGAATCCATTGTTAATCCTATTCCAACAACTTTAAGGCAAACTGGTCCTGTTCAGGAGAATCTTGTGACCGGAGAATTCGATCTGGCAGATTTGTTTCCTATCCCAACCTATCATGCAGATGACTCAGGTGCTTATTATGTAGCAGGAATTCTGGTAGTTAAAGACTTGTCCGGCAAAAAGAGGTATACGTCGATTCGCAGGATGCAATACCTTGGCGGTAATCGAACAAATATTCTTATAACCTCTCCGGAACTGATGGAGCAATATGCCCATTATGAAAGCATCGGCGAACCGATGGAAGTGGCTGTTATGTTTGGTGTTGTTCCAGCTGTTGTCCTAAGTTCACAGATCAGTACGCATTTGTACCATACCGACAAATTGGATGTAGCAGGTGCATTGCTTGGCCAGTCTCTTGATGTTGTTCAGTGCAAAACAGTGGATTTGGAAGTACTGGCTGAAGCGGAAATCGTTCTGGAAGGCAAAATGCTGCCATTTGAAAGAGAACTGGAAGGGCCGTTTGGCGAACTGGCCGGTTATTATGGCACCAGAACGCCACAGCCGATAGTAGAATTTTCAGCCGTTACTTACCGGAATAACGCTATCTCACAGACTATTTTTCCATCAAGCTATGAAGAAAGGCTGCCAATGGCGCTTGTCAGGGAAGCCACCCTTTTTAGCACCGTCAGGCAGGTTGTTCCAAATATCAAAGCTGTACATATTCCGATGGGCGGTGTCGCCCGCTATCATGCAGTCATACAAATTGAAAAGAAACATGATGGTGACGGAAAACAGGCGGCACTTGCAGCTTTTGCAAGTGATAAGGATTTAAAGCATGTGGTTGTTGTGAATGATGACGTCGATATCTTTGATTCGGATGATGTTGAGTGGGCTATAGCGACAAGAGTGCAGGCGGGGGATGATATTTTCATCGTACAGGGTGCGAAGGGATCACCGCTCGAGTCTTCCCATCATTTAAAAGGAGTCAGTGATAAGATGGGCATCGATGCAACCTATCCGCTTGGAAAAGAAGAGTTATTTAAAAGAACTTCAATCCCCATTGAAGTGAATCTTGAAGACTATCTTTAA
- a CDS encoding UbiX family flavin prenyltransferase — protein sequence MSNSSSVPRKKRILVGITGASGSLYAYTLIRALHQLEIETHLIATEMGEKVMQFECGVKMDELKEYAAIHSNRNLFAAVASGSFKTDGMVIVPCSMNTLGAIANGVGDTLLSRAASVVLKENRKFIIVPREAPFNLIHLRNMTLLAESGACIMPASPGFYHKPTEIWELANFMVARILDMLDIDHELLERWGKRHEPCNNEGFA from the coding sequence TTGTCTAACTCTTCATCAGTTCCAAGGAAAAAACGTATTTTAGTGGGCATAACCGGGGCAAGCGGATCATTGTATGCATATACACTGATCCGCGCTCTTCATCAATTAGAGATCGAAACGCATTTAATTGCTACGGAGATGGGAGAAAAAGTCATGCAATTTGAATGCGGGGTCAAGATGGACGAGCTGAAGGAGTATGCCGCTATCCACAGCAACCGGAATCTTTTCGCTGCAGTTGCCAGCGGTTCCTTTAAAACAGATGGAATGGTGATTGTGCCATGTTCGATGAATACATTGGGTGCGATTGCGAACGGGGTCGGCGATACACTTCTAAGCAGGGCTGCCAGTGTGGTTTTAAAAGAGAATAGAAAATTTATTATTGTTCCGAGAGAAGCTCCTTTTAATTTGATTCATCTGCGCAATATGACTCTTCTTGCTGAGAGCGGTGCATGCATTATGCCTGCATCACCAGGCTTTTACCATAAGCCGACCGAAATTTGGGAGTTGGCCAACTTTATGGTGGCGAGGATATTGGACATGCTGGATATTGACCATGAGCTCTTGGAGAGATGGGGGAAAAGGCATGAACCCTGTAACAATGAGGGGTTTGCTTGA
- a CDS encoding cysteine hydrolase family protein: MELRGKKHCVVIIDMLNDFIGEKAALRCENGEKIVPKIQELIEFAHDHNIQVVHVQEAHRKNDRDFRVRPVHAIKGTWGSEFIPELQPDESKGDYVVQKRRHSAFSYTDFDLFLREEEIDTVVLTGVWTNVCVRSTASDALYHGYNVICVSDATASQDDDMHVSGLRDIDIFGDILSTEEYKELAKKKFSQDESVV, encoded by the coding sequence GTGGAACTTAGGGGAAAAAAACACTGTGTAGTCATTATTGATATGTTAAACGACTTTATCGGCGAAAAAGCAGCATTAAGGTGTGAAAATGGAGAAAAAATTGTTCCTAAAATTCAAGAACTTATTGAATTTGCTCATGATCACAATATACAGGTTGTTCATGTTCAGGAGGCTCACAGAAAGAATGACCGTGATTTCCGTGTAAGACCTGTCCATGCCATAAAGGGAACCTGGGGTTCGGAATTCATTCCAGAACTTCAGCCGGATGAGAGCAAAGGAGATTATGTGGTCCAAAAGAGGCGGCATAGTGCATTCAGCTATACCGATTTTGATCTCTTCCTCAGAGAAGAAGAAATTGATACGGTCGTCCTTACTGGAGTCTGGACCAATGTATGTGTACGCAGTACCGCCTCTGATGCCTTGTATCATGGCTATAATGTGATTTGCGTATCAGATGCCACTGCTTCACAGGATGATGATATGCACGTATCAGGCCTAAGAGACATTGACATTTTCGGAGATATATTATCTACAGAAGAATACAAAGAACTGGCTAAAAAGAAATTCTCCCAAGACGAATCAGTTGTCTAA
- the allB gene encoding allantoinase AllB, producing MDLILKNANIPQGDRQVLTNILVNEGKIVGYTNDISFLNASKVIDIQGKLVVPGCIDPHTHFMDPGFTHRETFATGSRSAAAGGLTTIIDMPCCSKPSVRDGDSFNKKIGPIRDQAYIDYCFWGGMTGEDAREGWIDNIYPQIDQGVVAFKVYMTPSVPTFPKVSDAEMLEIFKNVAKTGLPIGVHAENYDICTFNSKKLEKEGRLDGPAWAEARSSLAEKVAIELILSFAEATDARVHVVHMSTKEGVELVKAAKKRGVKVTAETCPHYLVLNAKDSMSERGSYAKIAPPLRGKEDNESHWQALADGTIDFVGTDHAPYEIATEKDYPGATIWNTFPGIPGVETMVPILVSEGLNKGRLSLSRFVEVTSRNAAIHYGIYPKKGSMEIGSDADFTVIDLEKEYVIDEQKTESMAKYNPLHGMKLKGKPVQTIIRGNVVFEEDKGIVGEAGYGEYVPRQSIQRLERTFKYEKYEAVNVKTKDPVAQQ from the coding sequence ATGGATTTAATTCTGAAAAATGCAAATATTCCGCAGGGAGATCGTCAGGTTTTAACGAATATACTAGTAAACGAGGGAAAGATTGTCGGCTACACAAATGACATTTCGTTTCTGAATGCATCTAAGGTCATTGATATTCAAGGGAAATTAGTCGTTCCAGGCTGTATTGATCCACATACTCATTTTATGGATCCCGGGTTTACTCACAGAGAAACATTTGCTACCGGCAGCCGTTCTGCAGCAGCCGGAGGCTTAACGACCATTATCGATATGCCTTGCTGCAGCAAGCCGTCTGTTCGCGATGGGGATAGCTTCAATAAAAAAATCGGACCAATCAGAGATCAGGCTTATATTGATTACTGCTTCTGGGGCGGCATGACTGGTGAAGATGCGCGTGAAGGCTGGATTGATAATATTTACCCTCAGATAGACCAGGGAGTTGTTGCATTTAAAGTTTATATGACTCCTTCTGTGCCTACCTTCCCTAAAGTATCTGACGCAGAAATGCTGGAGATATTCAAAAACGTGGCAAAAACCGGTCTTCCGATTGGTGTTCATGCTGAAAACTATGATATCTGCACATTCAATTCGAAGAAACTTGAAAAAGAAGGCCGCCTTGACGGACCGGCATGGGCTGAAGCGCGTTCAAGCCTCGCTGAGAAAGTGGCCATTGAACTGATTCTCAGCTTCGCGGAAGCTACAGACGCACGTGTACATGTAGTACATATGAGCACAAAGGAAGGCGTCGAGCTGGTTAAGGCTGCTAAGAAGCGTGGTGTCAAGGTTACAGCTGAAACCTGCCCTCACTATCTTGTCCTTAATGCTAAGGATTCCATGTCAGAGCGGGGCTCCTATGCAAAGATTGCTCCTCCGCTGCGTGGAAAAGAGGATAACGAATCCCACTGGCAGGCACTGGCTGATGGAACAATCGACTTTGTCGGAACTGACCATGCCCCATATGAAATTGCCACCGAAAAGGATTATCCAGGTGCAACGATCTGGAACACCTTCCCTGGCATCCCTGGGGTAGAAACGATGGTGCCGATCCTTGTCAGTGAGGGCTTAAATAAAGGCCGCTTATCACTATCCAGATTTGTAGAAGTAACGAGCCGAAATGCCGCCATCCATTATGGCATTTACCCTAAGAAAGGCTCAATGGAAATTGGCAGTGATGCAGATTTCACGGTTATCGATCTTGAAAAAGAATATGTAATTGATGAGCAGAAAACAGAATCAATGGCTAAATACAACCCGCTCCATGGCATGAAACTAAAAGGTAAGCCAGTCCAGACCATTATCCGCGGAAACGTGGTCTTTGAAGAAGACAAAGGGATTGTCGGAGAAGCGGGATATGGTGAGTATGTTCCGCGCCAAAGCATCCAGAGGCTTGAGAGAACATTTAAGTATGAAAAATATGAAGCGGTAAATGTGAAAACTAAAGATCCTGTAGCACAGCAATAA
- a CDS encoding nucleobase:cation symporter-2 family protein — protein sequence MEKLNPWKVGTLGFQHVLAMYAGAVIVPLIVGPAIGLNAQQLAYLISIDLFTCGIATLLQVIGGKHFGIRLPVILGCTFTAVGPMIAIGNLQGITAIYGAIIASGIIVMILSQFMSKIMRFFPPIVTGSVVAIIGVSLIPVAMNNAAGGLGSPDYGSSENLFLAAFTLVLIILMNRFFKGYMKAISVLLSLVAGTIAAYFMGLVSFAEVSQASWFHVVQPFYFGFPTFNASAILTMTLVAIVSMIESTGVFLALGDVCERKLDSKDIKKGLRAEGLAVVIGGIFNAFPYTSFSQNVGLVALTKVKTRNVVIAAGVILMTLGLLPKVAALTTIIPMAVLGGAMIPMFGMVISSGIRMLSAVDFSKNENLLIVACSIGIGLGSAVVPQIFESLPTSARLLVENGIVLGSITAILLNLVFNYKDLNISETERIEQLKGDHSAEMI from the coding sequence TTGGAAAAGCTAAATCCTTGGAAGGTAGGGACTTTGGGATTTCAGCATGTGCTAGCCATGTATGCAGGTGCTGTTATTGTACCGCTGATTGTGGGACCGGCAATTGGGCTTAATGCCCAGCAGCTTGCTTACTTAATATCGATTGATTTGTTTACCTGCGGGATTGCTACATTGCTTCAAGTTATAGGGGGGAAGCATTTTGGCATTAGGCTGCCTGTCATTCTGGGATGTACTTTTACAGCAGTCGGCCCGATGATTGCCATCGGGAATTTGCAGGGCATTACTGCCATTTACGGAGCAATTATTGCTTCAGGTATTATCGTCATGATCCTATCACAATTTATGAGTAAAATTATGAGGTTTTTCCCGCCGATCGTTACCGGTTCAGTCGTCGCTATTATCGGGGTATCACTAATTCCTGTCGCCATGAATAATGCTGCAGGCGGGCTGGGATCACCTGATTATGGAAGTTCGGAGAATCTATTCCTGGCTGCATTTACACTGGTGCTGATTATTTTAATGAACAGGTTTTTTAAAGGCTACATGAAAGCGATCTCTGTCCTGCTGTCATTGGTGGCCGGGACAATAGCAGCTTATTTTATGGGGCTCGTCAGCTTTGCCGAAGTCAGCCAGGCTTCCTGGTTTCATGTTGTTCAGCCGTTTTATTTCGGATTTCCTACATTCAATGCCTCAGCCATCCTTACGATGACTTTAGTAGCGATTGTAAGCATGATTGAATCTACTGGGGTATTTCTCGCTCTCGGAGATGTCTGTGAGAGAAAGCTGGACTCTAAAGACATAAAAAAGGGGCTGCGTGCAGAAGGACTGGCTGTTGTTATAGGGGGCATTTTTAACGCGTTTCCTTATACATCCTTTTCGCAGAATGTGGGACTGGTAGCATTGACTAAAGTAAAAACGAGAAATGTTGTTATCGCAGCTGGGGTCATATTAATGACTTTAGGCCTTTTGCCTAAAGTGGCTGCTCTGACTACGATTATTCCTATGGCTGTTCTTGGTGGAGCCATGATTCCAATGTTTGGGATGGTTATCTCATCAGGAATCAGAATGCTTTCTGCAGTGGATTTCAGCAAAAATGAAAATCTGCTGATTGTTGCCTGTTCAATAGGAATCGGACTTGGTTCAGCAGTTGTACCGCAGATTTTTGAGAGTCTGCCTACAAGTGCACGACTGCTGGTTGAAAATGGAATTGTATTGGGAAGCATCACAGCAATTTTATTAAATTTGGTATTTAATTATAAAGATTTAAATATAAGTGAAACTGAAAGAATCGAACAGCTGAAAGGAGATCACTCAGCTGAAATGATTTAA
- a CDS encoding Na-translocating system protein MpsC family protein, with protein MTVLTSKLSQTIKKDLAFLYNRVNQEIYGTGVKKQRIETFDDRVIIFAQHKRVQALQMLSRNFQHLTISVDSALIVEFKSHLKGLIENALHLKVKTILKDYDPVTEEACTIIYFEE; from the coding sequence ATGACTGTACTAACTTCAAAATTATCTCAGACAATCAAAAAAGATCTCGCTTTTCTTTATAATCGTGTCAACCAGGAGATCTATGGAACAGGCGTAAAAAAACAACGTATTGAAACTTTTGATGATAGAGTCATCATCTTTGCCCAGCATAAGCGTGTTCAGGCACTGCAGATGCTGAGCCGGAACTTCCAACACCTGACTATTTCGGTTGATTCAGCATTGATTGTTGAATTTAAATCGCATTTAAAAGGATTGATTGAAAATGCTCTTCATTTGAAAGTCAAAACGATTTTAAAAGATTATGATCCTGTTACTGAAGAAGCATGCACTATTATTTATTTTGAAGAATAG
- a CDS encoding (2Fe-2S)-binding protein, translating into MKSIQFIVNGKKCTVLCPPAKPLLDVLREDLGLTASKECCGKGECGSCSVLINNEVVCSCLILAGQAENQVITTCEGVGLSPNLDVIQESFIAEGATQCGYCTPGIIVSAKAFLDGIDHVPSVGEIKTALGGNLCRCTGYTKIIKAVQTAASKKRSEPETIG; encoded by the coding sequence TTGAAAAGTATTCAATTTATTGTGAATGGAAAGAAATGTACGGTCCTTTGCCCGCCTGCGAAACCGCTCCTTGATGTTTTGAGGGAAGATCTGGGTCTGACTGCCAGCAAGGAATGCTGCGGAAAGGGAGAATGCGGATCATGCTCTGTTCTAATCAATAATGAGGTTGTATGTTCCTGTCTTATCCTCGCTGGCCAGGCGGAAAACCAGGTGATCACTACTTGTGAAGGAGTCGGATTATCACCCAATCTGGATGTGATTCAGGAATCATTTATTGCCGAAGGAGCAACACAATGCGGGTACTGTACTCCGGGAATCATCGTATCTGCAAAAGCTTTCCTGGATGGAATTGACCATGTTCCATCCGTTGGGGAAATTAAAACCGCATTGGGAGGCAATCTATGCCGCTGTACAGGCTATACCAAAATTATCAAGGCCGTTCAGACAGCTGCTTCCAAAAAAAGATCTGAGCCGGAAACAATCGGATAA